CCGGACGATCGGCCCGCCCGGGGCGGAACCGCGTCAACGCCAGGTCGTCCCGTCGGCCCTCCGCCTCTTCGAGACCGCGACCGGCCCGGGGACGGTCGTCGACCTGCGACCTGCGACCGCGGCCTGGCACGCTGAGCGGTCGAGGCGGGAGCAGCGTCCGGCGCGTGGAAGCACGCGGGAGACGAACGGGTTAGACCTGTGGAGGGATTGATCCCGGCGATCGATGAGGGGCACGCTTGGAGGAGATCCTCCAACCAAGGACGGATGGCGGTGTCCTCGCGCAGGGCGCCATCATCGCGCTCGTGTTCGCTCTGGGCTTCATCCGCGTTCGCCACGACCGTGACTGGCGCCTGCTCCTCGCCGGCCTCGCGGTGTTCACCCTCGGCCTCTTCGCGCTCCGCGCGACCCACTGACAAGGAGCGAATGTCGTGACTGCCGCGCCGAACACCGGAGAACGTCCGCCTGAGTTCGACCTGCCCACCATCGAGGGCGGCGGTCGTGTTCATCGCGTTCGACGACCCCCGACTCCTGAGGTTGGCAGAGACGCCCAGGCGCACGACGTCTTTCGATTGCTCCCCGGTGGTGTGGTCGTTGCGCGCTGCCCTGCAGTGCTGCGAACACGGCCCTATCGAGGGCGTTGACGTGCTCCTCGTCGCACAACAGCATGGCACCGCGGGGCCGGGCAGGGTGTTGTGCGTCGTCGTTGAGATGACGGTGGCGTGGCCGACCGGTGAGGGGTGGGCACCGCCGACGATGAGCCTCGCGATGTGTGCGGTGTCGGCCACGAGGATCGTCTCGACCTCCCGGGGATCTCGGCGAAGGTGGCGAGGTCGATCCTGCGGGGAATGGCGGTGCCGCCGCACAAGATCGGCTTCGCTCGGTCGCGCTTGGCCACATCGCGGACCTCTTCGATGTGGATGCGTCCGGTGCCGTTGTGGACCCCATAGGAGACGCAGGACCACGACGTCCACGGCCGCAAGGAAGGGCGCCGAGCCGGCCGGCCTACGGTCGCACCGAGCAGCGCGAACGCGAACGCCCCCGGGGATGCGGTCGCACGACGTCGTGCGACCGTCGGATCGATGTCAGCCCGGCGACGTAGTCCAGTGCGTTGAACGGCGCGAGTGGGACGAGTCGCAGCACGAGAAGTGCCTACCCAGCATCGTCCCGGTCGCCGCTCCGAACAGCGCCCCGCCCACGGTCGTCACCACCGATCCGGGGCGCCATGAGGACCGTGAGGGTCGCGCAGGCGGCGATGTCGGCGATCGGGGATGAGCGCGCCCGCGCGGCGACCCAGCCCTCGACCGCCATGTCGGCAGAACCGCGGGCAACGATGGCCGCGACGGGACCTGCCAAGAGGAGCACGAGGACCACCATCCGCAACAGCGGCGACGTGACCAGCCGCACTGGTCGCTGGGGCGGGTCGTCGTGGAGGGTCATCGGCACGGCAACGCCGCGCTGCTGAGGGTCCTTCCACGACGTGGTCCTTCCGCAACACCGATGGACGGACGCTTTCGCGGCGCGGCCGTGTTCCCTGCAAGGACGGCACCCGACACCAGGAGCAGACGTGGGCGAGACGAGACGGTACGACGTCGTGGTCATCGGCGGCGGCTCGACAGGAGAGAACGTCGCGTGGTACGCGCGCGAGAACGATATGAGCGTCGCCCTCGTCGAGAGCGAACTCATCGGCGGGGAGTGCTCGTACTGGGCCTGCATGCCGTCCAAGGCGCTCCTGCGACCCGGCGAGGCGCTCGCCGCGGCACGCCGGGTCCCCGGTGCGGAGCGGGCCGTCACCGGCCAGGTCAGCGTGAAGCGGACGTTGTCCAGCCGTGACTCGTTCGCCAGCAGCTGGGACGACACGTCCCAGGCCAACTGGGTCGAGTCGGTCGGCGCGGACATCGTCCGTGGTCACGGCCGCATCGCGGGAGAGCGGAGGGTCGAGGTCGAGACCTCAGAAGGCGACGCCGTGACGCTCGAAGCGTCCCGGGCGGTGGTTGTCGCGACGGGAACGTTGGCGGCCCTCCCCCCGATCGACGCGATCCAGGAGGTCGGCGTCTGGGACAACCGCGACATCACCTCCGCTGAGCAGATCCCCTCCCGGCTGCTCGTCCTCGGCGGCGGGGTCGTCGGGGTGGAGATGGCCCAGGCGTTCCGCCGGCTGGGCTCGGAGAAGGTCACGATCGTGGAGATGACCGACCACCTGCTCCCTCCGGAGGAGGCGTTCGCCGGCCGGGAGCTGCGGGACGCGTTCGAACAGGAGGGGATCACCGTGCGCACTGATGCGCTCGGGACCGGCCTGCGACGGAACGACGGCGGTGAGGTCGTCCTCACCCTGAAGAACGGCGACGAGGTCATCGGCGACGAGATCCTCGTCGCGACCGGACGCCGGGCCCGCACGCAGAACATCGGGCTGGAGACCATCGGGTTGGAACCCGGCGGCTTCCTGGAGGTCGACGGCCACCTGCGCGTCACGGGCGTGGACGGCGACTGGTTGTACGCGGCCGGGGATGTGAACGGACGCGCGTTGCTCACCCACCAGGGCAAGTACCAGGCACGTGTCCTCGCCGACCTCCTCGGAGGCCGGGAAGGCCCCGAATGGCCAGGTACGGGCGCGTGGGCCGACGACCGCGCGATCCCCCGCGTCGTCTTCACCGACCCCCAGGTCGCCGCCGTGGGCCGCACCGAGCAGCAGGCCCGGGACGCGGGGCTGTCGGTGCGCACCGCCAGCTACGACATCGGCCACACCGCCGGCGGGGCGCTGCGCGGCAAGGGCGTCTCCGGCACCGCAAAGATCGTCATAGATAGCGACCGCAACGTGATCGTCGGCGCGACCCTCGTCGGCCCTGACGTGGGCGAGATGCTCCACGCCGCCACGATCGCGATCGTCGGAGAGGTTCCGGTCGACCGGCTCTGGCACGCTGTGCCCGCGTTCCCGACGATGAGTGAGATTTGGCTCCGCCTGCTCGAAGCCGACCGCGGCGTGTCGTGATGGCACGTACGGGCAGCGGCGAAGGCACCCCGGCAGTCCCACACTGATCGCGCAGGTCGTCCACCGCGTGGTCCTCACGCTCCTCGAAAGCCTGGTTGTGCAGGCACTCACCATCGGAAGTTGCGCTGCTGTGCGTCAGCGCGGCTCGATCCGCACGCCACCCCCCAGAAGGCCATGCGGTCGGATCTGGCGCGCCCGCCGGAACAGCGTCGGGTGCCACCAGGGGCTTTGCTGCCGGCATGCTCGATCCTGTCGTTGGTCTCGTCGTGGCAATCCGCCGCGGCAGTGGGCGCTCCGGCGGACGACGTGTGGCCGCAGCCGTGTTCCACTGCCGTGCGATGCGACGACCTCGACCTCGGACTCGATCTCGTGGACCCAGCCAGGGTCCCGTGGATCACGGTGGCCGCCATGCGGGAGATCGACCGGATCGCCACCGACGAGATCGGACTACCGCTGCTCCGCATGATGGAGGATGCCGGCCGCGGCGTCGCCGCGGTGGCTCGGCGGCTACTCGGGGATCGGGTGAGGGGTCGGAGGATCGCCGTGCTCGCCGGCTCCGGTGGGAACGGGGGCGGTGCCCTGGTCGCTGCACGTCACCTCGCAGAGGCCGGTGCGCAGGTCAGGCTGCACCTCGCCATGCAGCACCGAGACCCGATCAGGGCCACTGCGACGCAGCGCCGGCTCGCGGTCGCGGCCGGCGCCCGGATGGGCAAGCAACAGCCCGACGGCCACCTCGTGATCGATGGGCTGCTGGGATACGGGCAATCCGGCGCTCCCCGAGGTCGCCACGCCGAACTCATCGCCGCGGTCGAGGACACGCACGTGGTCGCGGTCGACGTCCCGTCGGGACTGGAGCTCGCCACCGGCACAAGGCACACGCCATGCGTCACCGCGGACGTCACGGTGACGCTCGCACTGCCCAAGCGGGCCCTTGCCTGGCATCCCGGCGTCGTCGGCCGGCTAGTCCTCGCCGACATCGGCATCCCGCCATCCGTGTATCGCCGAGCCGGCATCCCGTCACCGACCGTCCTCCCGGCGGGATCACTGGTCGAGATCGCGGCCAGCCTGACGGATCGAGAACCGCCGTGGCCCTGAAGGTCGGAACAGCCGCGCGTTGTGCGTGACCAGCCGACACAGGAGGCGCGGTGGTCGCGGAGGAAACGGATTGAGGGGGCGCGGGGTTGGTCGCGACGATCGTCATGACGCTCATGATGAGGGATCCACTGCGGCGGGGATCACGGACATGCCCCCGATGCCGCTCGTGTTCCTGCCTCTTCACAAGGGAACGGTAAGGCGCGCGCGCTACCACGTGGGTAGCGGCGCTCGCTCAGCCGACGTCGGGGCTCGGCGCCCCAGCCGACCGTGGCTGTGGGTCCGCGTCGCGTCGCTCCACAGGATCCTCGCGAAACGAGCCTCGTCCACACCGAACTCGCCAGCGAGCGCAGGGAAGACCGAGAGGTCGGTGACGTCGACCCCTCGACGTAGAACGCGCGCTGGAGACGTGCCATCCACCGCACGGTCTTCTCGGGCCGGAGCCCGCGCATCGCGACGACGGCCGTCAGGACGGCTCCATGTCATGCACCCAGTCGCCACGTTCGAGCGACGCGGTCGTGAACCGCTGCCCGGTCCGCTCGGCGACCTGCCGCCAGTAGCGTCCCAGGGACACACGGGCCGCCGGGCCCATCGGCTGGACGGCCGGTCCGGTGCACAGGCCGCCGACGACGGTGCGCACCGGCGCCCGGTAGCGCTCCAGGACCTCATCGAGGACCGGGGCGACCGCCCACCACCAGCTACACATCGGGTCGCCGACGTCGACGAGCTCGGTGTCGTCGACGGTGGTGGCTCCCGACCCCGGCTCGGCCGCCTCTCGCTGCATGCCGTGACCTCCTGCTGCTCCGCCACGGAACCCGGCGTCCGGTGTCCGTGTTCGACGTGACGCCGCCGACGGGAGGAATGATGCCCACGGTCGCGGGGTTCCCGGACCACGATGAGCAGATGGTGGAGCCCACGCAGCAACGGCCGCCCGGCGGATTGCCGGCAGGTCGCACGCGTCGTCCAGCAACACCTCGACGGGGAGTTGGACGAGCAGGCAGCGCGCGCCGTCGCGCAGCACCTCGAGGTGTGCCTGCACTGCGGGTTGGACGCCTCGACGTATCGGGAGCTGAAGCGACACCTGTCCCGGCTGCAGCACCCCGTCGATGACGCCGTCGTGAAACGCCTACGCCGCTTCGTGGATCAGCTCAGCGTTGAGAAGTGACCGCCCGAAGGCAGCTGCGAAGCCAGGGTTGCGCGCGGTCACGTAGCGACCAATGCCGCGGCGACCTCCGACGTGCCAATACGAGCGTGCTGATGGCGCCGCGCCTCGCCGGCGACATCTCGCGGCGGCAAATCAGTGTCGCTCAGCTGAAGGTGTCGCGGAAGACCGTGAAGGCCAGGAGGAACGTCACACCGATGATGAGGAACAGCCCGCTGAAGAAGAGGCGGGTCGCCCGCTCGGGGACCCGTCCTTGGAGCCACGTCCCGACCAGCGCCCCGACCACGGCGCCCGGCACGGCCCAGACGAGGAGGTTCCAGGGGATCGCCGCGAAGCCCCCTTCGATCGCGAGCTGAACGATGTGAGTAACCGCCGCCCCCGCCACCGTGCCCGCGACCACCACTGTCGAGGTTGCTGCCGCGACCGGAACCGGGTACCCGGACCGCCGCACGAGCGCGGGGAGCGTGGCCTCGCCGACACCGGTGGATATCAGGCCGGCGACGAGGCCCCCACCGCCCGACAACACACGCTGTAGTCCGATGCCCCTGGCACAGAAGCGGTAGACCTCACCATCGGCCGTCTCGATGACCCGCTGTTCCTCGTCATCGCGACAGGGACGGTCGGGACCGCCGCCCCCCCGCGCGATCGTCTTCTGTGCGCCGTACCCGCTCGGTTCGCGCATCAGCAGCGCCGCCAGACCGACCATTGCGGCCCCGTACCCGAGCCGGAGGGCGTCGGTCGGGGCGGCCTGGGCGATGACGGCGCCGAGCATCCCCGTCGGAATAGATACGACGACGAGGCGCTGGGCGGCGACCGTGTCGACAAGGCCACGACGCAGGTAGCGGTACAGGCCCGTGCCGAAGCCCGACGTCTCGAGGAAGAGGGACATCCCGATCGCAGCGACCGTGCCGATCGGCGGGACGTCGAGGAGTGGGAAGCCGAGGAGGAACAGCGGCATGAGCATCGCCGCTCCACTGATGCCGCTGAACATCGCGACGCTGGCGATGCCCACGCAGACCGGGAGCATGAACCAGTACACGGTCCAGTCCATCCGCTCGGACCTCCTTAGGGGTCCGTGTGCCGGCGAGGGGGGCGACTACGGGCATACGCTGGTCGGTGCGGTTGGCGGCGAGCCGGTACGACGCGCCTCACCGGTCGGGTGTGCTGGCGACGAGCGCGGGGTGGGAGTAGGCCCCGTCCTCGTGCATGTGGGGATGACCGGCCATCGCTCCGTCCGCCGGGGGGCCGGCGGTCGCGAGGAACTCCGATGTGAGGTGACGGGCGGGATCGATCAGCGTGGCGGCGCTGTCGAGATCGAGGGGATTCCTGTTCCGCGCGCACGGCCGCGGCAGGTAGACGAGAGGGACCCGGCGGGCGAGCAGCGGCGCTTCGAGCAGCACGCGCTGACGAATCGCCGTGTTCAGGGCGAGTACGATCCCCTCGGGTAGGGGACGCGGAGCGGTGTCGAGGTGACAGACGTCACCGGCATCGAGCACGACGATCGCCCTCGCACCGATTGAGACGGCGGGCACGAGCGGAACCTGGTCGGTCACGCCCCCATCCCACAACGTCCTCCGGCCGACACGGACGGGTGGCAACAGACCCGGTATCGCCGTGCTCGCCAGCAGGGCAGGCAGCAGGGGACCCTCCACGAGGGTGACGCTGTGCCCGGTACGCGCGTCCACAGCGACGACCGCGAGCGGGATGCGGAGCGTCTCGAACGATCGGACCGGGAGAGAGCGATCGATGAGGCGTCGCAAGCCCTCCGAGCTGTACAGGGTGCGCTGCCGTGTGAGGTTGCGTGCCTGTCGCAACACACCCCTGGGGAAGACATCAGCGGTCCGCAGTCCTTCCCACGTTGCTCTCAGTCGTCGGGCCGCGGCTCCCACATCGCCGCAACCGGCCAGCACTGCGCCGTTCAGCGAGCCGACCGAGCTGCCCACCACCACATCGGGCTCCGCCCCGACCTCGGCGAGTGCCTCCAGCATCCCCACCTGGGTCGCCCCGAGGCTCGCCCCTCCGGACAGCACGAAGGCGAGCGGGCGAGGCAGGTCGCCGATCCAGTGGCTCACGGCACCCTCCGCCCGAGCAGCTTCCTCTCATTCGGCAACCCCGAACACGCTCCACCACTTCCGTCCGGAACCGAGACGCGGCCGCCCGTCGCGTCCACTTGGGAAGGCGGCGGCGCGCCCGCGGACGGCGGTCGCCGCGCGTCGCCGACGTTCACGTCGAAGCTGAAGAAGGCGCAGCAGCGCGACTCTCGCTGGACGAACGCTCGGATGTCTTGCTCCAGCGTTCTTCCGGTCGAAGGTGAGCCGGACGCTGTCAGGTGTCCGCTGTCTGTCGTGCAGGCTCCGTTGGACCACGGCGGTCGTCGCTCACTGTGCGCACGAGCCACACGATCCCCGCGGCCACAGCTGCGAGCACGAGGATCGTGATGATGAGCATGAAGATCATCATCATCGGCCCGGCCATCATCATCCCGTCCTGCATCTACATCCGTTCCGTCATCGCGTCCGTGGTGGCAACCGTGGTCTCGCGGATGGTGCGCCAGGCCACCACCCCGGAGGCGAACGTCAGTGCTGTGGCGACGTGGACCGCGGCGACCAGCGACACCAGGCCGGACACGATCCCGGCGATGAGGGGGTAGGCGGCCTTCAGCAGGTCGATGTCGTGTCGGACGGCGTCCCCGTCGTCGGGCCGGCGTGGGACCGACGGACGACGGGACCTGCGATGTCACTGTCGAGGAATGCCTTAACGTCGCGTCGCAAAGCCGTTAGGAGCACTGGATGGACTACGACGCGGTCGTCGTGGGCGGCGGGCCAGCCGGACTGACGGCGGCGGGCTGGCTCGGCCGGTACCGGCGTCGGGTGCTGGTCGTCGACAGCGGCGAGTACCGCAACCGCTGGGTCGAACACGTCCACGGGTTGTTCGCCAACGACCCCGCCGACCCGGAGGACCTGCGGGCACGGAGCCGACGCGACCTCCAGCAGTACCCGCACGTCGAGGTCAGCGGCGGACGTGTCATCGACGCCGAGCAGCTGGCCGACGGTGGCTTCGCGGTGATCCTCGAAGGCGACCGGATCCGTGCTCGTCGGGTCGTGCTGGCGTCCGGCGTCCGGGACGCGTTCCCCGACGTGGAGCGCTTCTTCGAGTTCTACGGAGCCGACGTGTTCCACTGTCCGACGTGCGATGGGTTCGAGGCGCGCGGTGAGTCGGTTGCCGTATTCGGTTGGGAGCCGCACGTCGCAGGTTTCGCCGTCGAGCTGCTGGACTGGGCCGATCAGATCCGGATCATCACCGATGGCCGCCCGCTCGACATCGGGGAGCCTCGAGTTGCAGCCCTGGCCCGCTTCGGCATCGACGTGATCGAGGATCGGGCAGTTGAGCTCCTCGGTGAACGTGGCGATCTTCAGGGAGTACGCCTGGGCAGCGGTGCGCGGATCGACTGCACGATGGGGTTCTTCACGATCGACCACGACCCGGTGACCGACCTCGCCCAGAGGTTGGGCTGCAAACTCGACGACGACGGCTACGTCGGCGTCGACGACGAGGCCGAGACGACGGTCCGGGGCGTGTACGCGGCGGGCGACATCACGGGAGGGATGCAGCTGGTGGGGTTGGCTATCGGGGAGGGCACCGTTGCGGGTGTGGCATGCGCCCGCTCGCTCCGCGGCGACACGGCGCTTCCGCACATGCCGTCGCCGGCGCCATCCCCCCGCGAAGCGATGTCGCCGCGGCAGGTGGGCGATCAGCCGTGACAGCTTTCTGAACCAGCCCCGTCGACGAGTGGGGGCTCCCTGACGACGGTGTCGTCATGTTGAGGAGTCGACGCAATGGTCGACCCGTCGTCCATGCGTGGAGTGAGCATCATCAGCGTCAAGGTGGACGGAGCCCGCCACGACGGACGTGGGTGATCTCACCTTCCAGGTCGACGACCGGCCGCATCCCGCCGGGCGCGTGCGGGAGACGACGATCCAGCGCCCCTCGAGTGAGGTCATCGAGCGAGTGACGCACGTCGTGCCGGGCCAGTCGACGCTGCGCGACAAGTTCGGCGCGGACAACCGCGCGGTCACCGGCGTCCACGAGGGACACTCCGAGCGCTCCAGCGCCGTGCGCTGGTCGTGCTCCGCGGGTACGACGGGGACGAGCGAGGACGACGGCTAGTAGACCGGGATGCCGGGATCGATCTGCCGGGCGTAGGCGTTGATGCCGCCCCGCATCGAGCGGGCGCGGAAACCGGCGCCCCGCATGAGCTTCACGGCCTCGAGCGACCGGACCCCCGACTTGCAGTGCACAACGTACTCCCGGGCCGGATCCAGCTCGCTCAGCTTTCCCGGCAGCTCACCCTTCGGGATCAGGGTGGCGGCGGGGATGCGGCTGATCTGGTACTCGTGAGGCTCGCGGACATCGAGGAGGACGACCTGGTCCTTGCGTTCCTCGTATTCGGCCGGCAGGACCTCGAAGTCGACCAACGCGTCGATGACCTGCTCGCGATCGTGGGCGGGAACCCCGCAGAACTCCTCGTAGTCGATCAGCTCGGTGACGGTCGGGTTCTCGCTGCACACCGGGCAGTCGGGGTCCTTGGCCACCCGGACGTACGACCAGCGCGCATCGAGCGCGTCGTACAGGGCGAGCCTGCCGATCAGCGGCTCTCCGACTCCGGTGATCAGCTTCAGGGCTTCGGTGGCCTGCGCTGAACCGATCGTCCCGCAGATGATCCCGAACACCCCACCCTCGGCGCAGTTGGGGACCATCCCCGGCGGGGGCGGCTCCGGGAACATGCAGCGGTAGCAGGGTCCTTCCCTGGCGTAGAACACCGCGACCTGGCCCTCGAAGCGGAAGATGGAGCCGTAGACGTTGGGCTTGCCAAGCAGCACGCACGCGTCGTTGACCAGGTAGCGGGTCGGGAAGTTGTCGGTCCCGTCGATCACCAGGTCGTAGGGCTCGATGATCTCCAACGCGTTGTCGCTGGTCAGGTACGTCTCGTGGATCCGCACGTCGACGAACGGGTTCACCTCGTGGATCGACTCGCGGGCGGATTCGACCTTGCGTCGGCCGATGTCGGACTGGCCGTGGATGACCTGGCGGTGGAGGTTGGACTCGTCGACCAGGTCGGCGTCGACCAGGCCGATCGTGCCCACGCCCGCCGCAGCGAGGTACAGCGCCAGCGGGGAGCCGAGCCCGCCGGTCCCCACGAGCAGCACCTTGGCGGCCTTCAACCGTTCCTGACCGGCGATCGCGACCTCGGGGATGATCAGGTGGCGGCTGTAGCGCGCGATCTCGGCGTTCGTGAGCGGTTCGCGTTGTTCGACGAGCGGCTTCATGGCCTCACTTCCGGCGGTCGCGTCCGTTAGTCCAACGTCTCCCCCGTCGCCGCGCTTCCCTGCCAGTGGGAACGGTGCGAACGCTCGTCAGCGCAGGACGAGCAGGTACGAGCCGCCGAGGGCCGCGGCCCCGACCGTGATCCAGGCCACGTAGTCGCCCACGTGGCCACTTTGGATCCGTTCCAGGAAGGTCAGCGCCGGGACCGCGACGGCGGTCACCGGCCGGAGCAGTCGTTGGGGGATGCGGTCGCGGTTGAGCGCCCCCAGCGCGATGGCCACCGCCCCGCCGGCGGCGAGGGCGCCGAGGACCATCGCGGAGGCGTTCAGCGCGACGCCCGGCCGTGGTTCGAGACGGACCGTCGCTCCGTCCATCACGGCGGCCTGGTACGCCTGGACGTCGACGAACCGTTCCGCCGCCGACTCGGCCGCACCGGCCAGTGGGGCAGCCAGGCCGATCGCCACGGCGATCACCACCAGCGCCGCGGCCGGAAGCAGCATCACGGCGGGGGTGTGCTGACGGCCCGTGCCGTTGTCGTCGGTCTCGGGCAACGGCTCCTCCGCCGCCTGTTCGACGTCGCGACGGGGCGGCGGACCCCAGCCGAAGAACACGCGTCCCGCAGCCCGGAGTACCGCCCCGGCGGTGAGAGCCCCGGCCACCACGAACACGGCACCCACCCACTCGTAGTGCAGGTGGGCTGCGGCCTCCTCGATCAGCTGCTTGCCCAACGTGGTGCCGAACGGTGGGAGGCCGGCGAGGCCCAGCCCACCGGCGATGAAGACGGCAGCGGTCACCGGTTGCGACCGGCCGCGACCCCGCAGCCGACCTTCGTCGACGCTGCGATGGTGGTGCAGCAGGATCCCGACCGCCAGGAACAGCGCCCCCTTGACGGCGCCGTGGGCCAGCGTGTAGATCCCGGCGCCGGCCAGGGCGCCAGCGTCCAGCAGGCCGACGCCGATCAGGATCAACCCGGCGTGGCTCACCGACGAGAACGCCAGGAGGCGTTTGAGGTGCCACTGCGCCAGGGCCATGACCCCACCGACGATGGCCGTGAGCGTCCCGATGGCGACCAGGAGCACGCGCAGGTCCCCGACGTGCGGTTCGAGCTGGCCCGAGAACACCGTCCAGTACACCCGCGCCCAGCCGTACAGGCCGAGCTCGATCATCACGCCGGAGAACAGCACGCTCACCGGCGTGGGGGCCACCGCGTGCGCGTCGGGCAGCCAGAAGTGGAACGGCACGATCGCGGCCTTGACGAACAGCCCGGTCGAGATCAGCAGGAACGCCACGATCACGGTCGCGTCGGGCGGGCCGTCACCGAGCTCGCGGCCGATCTCGGCCAGGTTGAGCGTGCCGGTGCGCCCGTACAGGAACCCGATGCCGTGCACCAGCAGGAACGCGCCGATGGTGTTGGTGACCGCGAAGTTCAACGACCCCTGCAGCGGTGCGGGACGCTCGACCTCGTAGGCGGTGAGCGCGTACCCGGTGGTCGTCAGCAGCTCGAAGAAGACGAAGAGGTTGAACATGTCTCCGGTCAGGGCGAAACCGACCATGCCTCCCAGGAACAGCAGCATCAGGGTGTGGTAGAGGGCACCGATCGCCTCGAAGTACCGCCAGGAGAACAGCAGGGAGGCGGCGGTCAGCACGGCGGCGAGCGCGGCCGTCCCCGCCCCGAACGGGTCGATCGCGAAGTTCTGCCCGATGGCCTCCCCGCCGAGCGGCTCCCACCCGCCGAACCACGTCACCACCAGCGTGGAGGTCGTGGCCAGCAGCACGCACACCACCGCGGTGGCGGCTGCGGCCGCCGCCCCGGCGAGGTCGAGCACCGGGCGTCCGACCGCAGGTCCAACCGCCAACAGCGCCGTGGCCGACAGCAGCGGGATCACGACGGCCAGGGACGGGAGGGGCTCCACGTCACCCCCGCATGGTGCGCAAATCGTCGGGATCGAGCGTCCCGGTGCGCTTGTGGGCCTGGATCGCCAACGCCAGGAGCAGCGCGGTGACGGTCGCGCTGACGACCGCGTCGGTGACCGCCAACGACTGCACGATCGGGTCGACGGCCGGCGTGTCCAGCGGGGCGTCGGGGAAGATGGGGGGGATCGCGCCGGAACGGAACCCGACGGCCAACAGCAGCAGGTAGGTCGACGACTGCACGACCGTGACGCACACGACCAGGTGGACGAGGTTGCGGCTGGTGACGATGCCGTAGAGACCGGCCAGGAGCAGCCACCCGGCCACCACGTACGGCAGAGCCTCGAGGGTCATCGCCGGGTGCGCTCGTGGATCCGGACGGTCTGTTCCAGGAAGTGGGAGAAGATCAGGAGGAACCCGGCGGT
This sequence is a window from Actinomycetota bacterium. Protein-coding genes within it:
- a CDS encoding complex I subunit 5 family protein, which gives rise to MEPLPSLAVVIPLLSATALLAVGPAVGRPVLDLAGAAAAAATAVVCVLLATTSTLVVTWFGGWEPLGGEAIGQNFAIDPFGAGTAALAAVLTAASLLFSWRYFEAIGALYHTLMLLFLGGMVGFALTGDMFNLFVFFELLTTTGYALTAYEVERPAPLQGSLNFAVTNTIGAFLLVHGIGFLYGRTGTLNLAEIGRELGDGPPDATVIVAFLLISTGLFVKAAIVPFHFWLPDAHAVAPTPVSVLFSGVMIELGLYGWARVYWTVFSGQLEPHVGDLRVLLVAIGTLTAIVGGVMALAQWHLKRLLAFSSVSHAGLILIGVGLLDAGALAGAGIYTLAHGAVKGALFLAVGILLHHHRSVDEGRLRGRGRSQPVTAAVFIAGGLGLAGLPPFGTTLGKQLIEEAAAHLHYEWVGAVFVVAGALTAGAVLRAAGRVFFGWGPPPRRDVEQAAEEPLPETDDNGTGRQHTPAVMLLPAAALVVIAVAIGLAAPLAGAAESAAERFVDVQAYQAAVMDGATVRLEPRPGVALNASAMVLGALAAGGAVAIALGALNRDRIPQRLLRPVTAVAVPALTFLERIQSGHVGDYVAWITVGAAALGGSYLLVLR
- a CDS encoding NADH-quinone oxidoreductase subunit K — its product is MTLEALPYVVAGWLLLAGLYGIVTSRNLVHLVVCVTVVQSSTYLLLLAVGFRSGAIPPIFPDAPLDTPAVDPIVQSLAVTDAVVSATVTALLLALAIQAHKRTGTLDPDDLRTMRG